A genomic stretch from Mycobacterium malmoense includes:
- a CDS encoding SDR family oxidoreductase, with product MPRFEPHPARRPAIVAGASSGIGAATAVELAAHGFPVALGARRVEKCQEIVEKIRADGGEAVALPLDVTDADSVKGFVHQATEQLGDIEVLVTGAGDTHFGRLHEIDTETFESQIQIHLIGANRLATAVLPGMIERQRGDLIFVGSDVALRQRPHMGAYGAAKAGLVAMVTNLQMELEGTGVRASIVHPGPTKTAMGWSLPAEAIGPALEDWAKWGQARHDYFLRASDLARAITFVAETPRGGFVVNLELQPEAPLTTTKERQQLKLDEKALDS from the coding sequence ATGCCCCGCTTTGAACCACATCCGGCGCGCAGGCCCGCGATCGTCGCCGGCGCATCGTCGGGCATCGGCGCGGCCACCGCCGTCGAGCTTGCCGCCCACGGCTTTCCGGTGGCGCTGGGCGCACGGCGCGTCGAAAAGTGCCAGGAGATCGTCGAGAAGATTCGCGCCGACGGCGGCGAAGCGGTCGCGCTGCCGCTCGACGTCACCGACGCCGACTCGGTGAAGGGATTCGTGCACCAGGCCACCGAGCAGCTCGGCGACATCGAGGTCCTGGTCACCGGCGCCGGCGACACCCACTTCGGGCGACTGCACGAAATCGACACCGAGACTTTCGAATCGCAGATCCAGATCCATCTGATCGGGGCCAACCGGTTAGCCACCGCGGTACTGCCGGGCATGATCGAGCGTCAGCGCGGCGACCTCATCTTCGTGGGTTCCGACGTCGCGCTGCGCCAGCGCCCGCACATGGGCGCCTACGGCGCCGCGAAGGCGGGGCTGGTCGCGATGGTCACCAACTTGCAGATGGAGCTCGAGGGCACCGGCGTGCGGGCGTCGATCGTGCATCCCGGCCCCACCAAGACCGCGATGGGCTGGAGCCTGCCGGCCGAGGCGATCGGTCCGGCGCTGGAGGACTGGGCCAAGTGGGGCCAGGCACGCCACGACTATTTTTTGCGGGCGTCCGATCTGGCCCGCGCGATCACCTTCGTCGCCGAGACGCCCAGGGGCGGCTTCGTGGTCAACCTGGAACTGCAGCCCGAAGCACCCCTGACCACGACGAAAGAACGCCAACAACTCAAACTGGATGAGAAGGCACTGGATTCATGA
- a CDS encoding cytochrome P450: protein MTVHVGDHELVLDPYDYDFHEDPYPYYKRLRDEAPLYRNDDLKFWALSRHQDVLHGFRNSTTLSNRDGVSLDPVSRGPHASKTMSFLAMDDPAHLRLRTLVSKGFTPRRIRELEPRVTEIATQHLDTMLEKASSHPSGTVDYVDEFAGKLPMDVISELMGVPEPDRVQVRAWADGVMHREDGVNDVPASAIEASINLIVFYQEMIAERRAKPAEDLTSALLAAEIDGDRLTDEEVLGFMFLMVIAGNETTTKLLANAAFWGHKNPDQLAPVYTDLSRVPLWVEETLRYDTSSQILARTVSGELTLYDTTIPEGDVLLLLPGSAHRDERVFDNPDDYLVGREIGPRLLSFGSGAHFCLGAHLARMEARVALTELFKRIRGYQVDEASAVRVHSSNVRGFAHLPMSIEVS, encoded by the coding sequence ATGACCGTGCACGTCGGCGACCACGAGTTGGTCCTGGATCCTTACGACTACGACTTCCACGAAGATCCGTATCCCTACTACAAGCGGCTGCGCGACGAGGCCCCGCTGTACCGCAACGACGACCTGAAGTTCTGGGCGTTGTCGCGGCATCAGGACGTGCTGCACGGCTTCCGCAACAGCACAACGCTGTCCAACCGCGACGGCGTGTCGCTGGACCCGGTGTCGCGCGGACCGCACGCCTCGAAGACGATGTCGTTCTTGGCGATGGACGATCCCGCCCACCTGCGTCTGCGCACGCTGGTGTCGAAAGGCTTTACCCCGCGCCGGATTCGGGAACTCGAGCCGCGGGTCACAGAGATCGCGACGCAACACCTCGACACCATGTTGGAGAAGGCAAGCTCACACCCTTCCGGCACCGTCGACTACGTCGACGAGTTCGCCGGGAAGCTGCCCATGGATGTCATCTCCGAACTGATGGGGGTTCCCGAGCCGGACCGAGTCCAGGTGCGCGCCTGGGCCGATGGCGTGATGCACCGCGAGGACGGCGTCAACGACGTGCCGGCTTCGGCGATCGAGGCGTCGATCAACCTCATCGTCTTCTACCAGGAGATGATCGCCGAGCGCCGAGCGAAGCCGGCCGAGGATCTGACGTCGGCGCTGCTGGCGGCCGAGATCGACGGCGACCGGCTGACCGACGAGGAAGTCCTCGGGTTCATGTTCCTGATGGTGATCGCCGGCAACGAGACCACCACCAAACTGCTTGCCAATGCGGCTTTTTGGGGTCACAAGAATCCCGACCAGCTGGCCCCGGTCTACACCGACCTGTCCCGGGTGCCGCTGTGGGTCGAGGAGACGCTGCGCTACGACACGTCCAGCCAGATTCTGGCCCGCACCGTGTCCGGAGAGCTCACCCTTTACGACACGACGATCCCCGAGGGTGACGTGCTGCTGCTGCTGCCCGGTTCGGCCCATCGCGACGAGCGGGTGTTCGACAATCCCGACGACTACCTGGTCGGACGCGAAATCGGGCCCAGGCTCTTGAGTTTCGGCAGCGGCGCCCACTTCTGCCTGGGCGCGCACCTGGCCCGGATGGAGGCGCGGGTCGCGCTCACCGAACTGTTCAAGCGAATCCGCGGCTACCAGGTCGACGAGGCCAGCGCCGTCCGCGTCCACTCCAGTAACGTCCGCGGGTTCGCCCACCTACCCATGAGCATCGAGGTCTCCTAA
- the phoP gene encoding two-component system response regulator PhoP, with amino-acid sequence MTAATPGETKPEARVLVVDDEANIVELLSVSLKFQGFEVYTATNGAQALDRARDARPDAVILDVMMPGMDGFGVLRRLRADGIDAPALFLTARDSLQDKIAGLTLGGDDYVTKPFSLEEVVARLRVILRRAGKGGAEPRNARLTFADIELDEETHEVWKAGQPVSLSPTEFTLLRYFVINAGTVLSKPKILDHVWRYDFGGDVNVVESYVSYLRRKIDTGEKRLLHTLRGVGYVLREPR; translated from the coding sequence ATGACAGCGGCTACCCCAGGCGAAACCAAACCGGAGGCGCGCGTCCTCGTGGTCGACGACGAGGCCAACATCGTCGAACTCCTCTCGGTGAGCCTCAAGTTTCAAGGGTTTGAGGTCTACACCGCGACCAACGGGGCCCAGGCCCTGGATCGCGCGCGCGACGCCCGCCCCGACGCGGTGATCCTCGACGTGATGATGCCCGGGATGGACGGCTTCGGGGTGCTGCGGCGGCTGCGAGCCGACGGCATCGATGCCCCGGCCTTGTTCCTGACGGCCCGCGACTCCCTGCAGGACAAGATCGCGGGCCTGACCCTGGGCGGGGACGACTACGTGACAAAGCCGTTCAGCCTGGAGGAGGTCGTCGCCCGCCTGCGGGTCATACTTCGGCGCGCCGGCAAAGGGGGCGCGGAGCCCCGCAATGCCCGCCTGACGTTCGCGGATATCGAGCTCGACGAAGAGACCCACGAAGTGTGGAAGGCCGGCCAGCCGGTGTCGCTGTCGCCGACCGAATTCACGTTGCTGCGCTACTTTGTGATCAACGCGGGCACGGTGCTGAGCAAGCCGAAGATCCTCGACCATGTGTGGCGCTACGACTTTGGGGGTGACGTGAATGTCGTCGAGTCCTACGTGTCGTATCTGCGCCGCAAGATCGACACCGGGGAGAAGCGGCTGCTGCACACCCTGCGGGGGGTGGGCTATGTGCTGCGGGAGCCGCGCTGA
- a CDS encoding HIT family protein, which produces MASIFTKIINRELPGRFVYEDDDIVAFLTIEPMTQGHTLVVPRAEIDQWQDVDGAVFARVMAVGQLIGRAVCKAFKTERAGMIIAGLEVPHLHVHVFPSRSLSDFGFANVDRNPSSESLDEAQAKIKAALAQLA; this is translated from the coding sequence ATGGCGTCGATCTTCACCAAGATCATCAACCGTGAACTGCCCGGCCGCTTCGTTTACGAGGACGACGACATCGTCGCGTTCCTGACGATTGAGCCCATGACGCAGGGCCACACGCTGGTGGTGCCGCGCGCCGAGATCGACCAGTGGCAGGACGTCGACGGTGCGGTGTTCGCCCGTGTCATGGCGGTGGGCCAGCTGATCGGCAGGGCCGTGTGCAAGGCGTTCAAAACCGAGCGTGCGGGGATGATCATCGCCGGGCTGGAAGTGCCGCATCTGCATGTGCACGTGTTCCCCTCCCGCAGCCTGAGCGACTTTGGCTTCGCCAACGTCGACCGCAACCCGTCGTCGGAATCCCTCGACGAGGCGCAAGCCAAGATCAAGGCCGCCCTGGCGCAACTGGCATAA
- a CDS encoding NDMA-dependent alcohol dehydrogenase, translating to MKTKGALIWEFNQPWSIEEIEIGDPQAHEVKIQMEAAGMCHSDHHLVTGGIPMAGFPVLGGHEGAGIVTDVGPGVEDIAPGDHVVLSFIPSCGTCPTCQAGLRNLCDLGAGLLGGVAVSDGTFRIQARGQNVYPMTLLGTFSPYMVVHRSSVVKIDPSVPFEVAALVGCGVTTGYGSAVRTADIRPGNDVAIVGVGGVGMAALQGAVNAGARYVFAIDPVEWKRDQALKFGATHVYPDINAALAGIAEVTYGLMAHKVVVTVGELQGADVDSYLNITQKGGTCVLTAIGSLLDTNVTLNLAMLTLMQKNLQGTIFGGGNPQYDIPQLLSMYKAGKLNLDDMITRQYRLEQINDGYQDMLEGKNIRGVIRYTDADR from the coding sequence GTGAAGACAAAAGGCGCACTGATCTGGGAATTCAACCAGCCGTGGTCCATCGAGGAAATCGAGATCGGCGACCCGCAAGCCCACGAGGTCAAGATCCAGATGGAAGCGGCGGGCATGTGCCACTCCGACCACCACCTGGTCACCGGCGGCATCCCGATGGCCGGCTTCCCCGTGCTCGGCGGGCACGAGGGTGCGGGCATCGTCACCGACGTCGGGCCCGGCGTCGAGGACATCGCCCCGGGCGACCACGTCGTGCTGTCGTTCATCCCTTCGTGCGGGACGTGTCCGACATGTCAGGCGGGCCTGCGCAACCTGTGTGACTTGGGCGCCGGCCTGCTGGGCGGCGTGGCGGTGTCCGACGGCACGTTCCGCATCCAGGCCCGCGGCCAAAACGTCTACCCCATGACGCTGCTGGGAACGTTCTCGCCGTACATGGTGGTGCACCGCAGCTCGGTGGTGAAGATCGACCCATCGGTGCCGTTCGAGGTGGCCGCGCTGGTGGGCTGCGGCGTGACCACCGGCTACGGTTCGGCGGTCCGCACCGCCGACATCCGGCCGGGTAACGACGTGGCCATCGTCGGTGTCGGCGGTGTCGGGATGGCGGCGCTGCAGGGTGCCGTCAACGCGGGCGCCCGCTACGTCTTCGCGATCGACCCGGTGGAATGGAAGCGCGACCAAGCCCTGAAATTCGGCGCCACCCACGTCTACCCGGACATCAACGCCGCGCTGGCGGGCATCGCCGAGGTCACCTACGGCCTGATGGCCCACAAGGTGGTGGTCACCGTCGGCGAGCTGCAGGGCGCCGACGTCGACAGCTACCTCAACATCACCCAGAAGGGCGGCACCTGCGTGCTGACCGCCATCGGCAGCCTGCTGGACACCAATGTCACCCTCAACCTGGCCATGCTGACCCTGATGCAGAAGAACCTGCAGGGCACCATCTTCGGCGGCGGCAACCCGCAGTACGACATCCCGCAGCTGCTGTCGATGTACAAGGCCGGCAAGCTCAACCTGGACGACATGATCACCCGCCAGTACCGCCTCGAGCAGATCAACGACGGCTATCAGGACATGCTGGAAGGCAAGAACATTCGCGGCGTCATCCGCTACACGGACGCCGATCGGTAG
- a CDS encoding TetR/AcrR family transcriptional regulator translates to MSSDALVTITSRAGRQTGETPRNRRQEETFRKVLAAGIEMLRERSYADLTVRAVAARAKVAPATAYTYFSSKNHLIAEVYLDLVRQVPYFTDVNDPMPVRVDRTLRQLALVVADEPEVSAACTTALLGSGADPAVRSARDRIGAEIHRRIASAIGPGANPATVSALEMAFFGALVQAGSGEFTYRGITDRLAYVVSLILTGAGETSEQPSGDER, encoded by the coding sequence GTGTCCAGCGATGCACTGGTGACGATCACATCCCGCGCCGGGCGCCAGACCGGAGAAACTCCGCGCAACCGCCGCCAGGAGGAGACCTTCCGCAAGGTGCTCGCCGCCGGCATCGAAATGCTGCGCGAGAGGTCCTACGCCGACCTGACGGTGCGCGCGGTGGCGGCGCGCGCCAAGGTGGCCCCGGCGACCGCGTACACCTACTTCTCGTCGAAGAACCACCTGATCGCCGAGGTCTACCTCGACCTGGTGCGGCAGGTCCCCTACTTCACCGACGTCAACGATCCCATGCCCGTGCGGGTGGACCGGACCTTGCGCCAGTTGGCCTTGGTGGTCGCCGACGAACCCGAGGTCAGCGCGGCGTGCACGACGGCGTTGCTCGGGAGCGGTGCCGATCCTGCCGTGCGCTCGGCGCGCGACCGGATTGGCGCGGAGATCCACCGGCGCATCGCATCGGCCATCGGGCCCGGCGCCAATCCCGCCACCGTGTCCGCCCTCGAGATGGCCTTCTTCGGCGCGCTGGTGCAGGCCGGCAGCGGCGAATTCACCTACCGCGGAATCACCGACCGGCTGGCCTACGTGGTGAGCCTTATCCTCACCGGCGCCGGCGAGACAAGCGAACAACCAAGCGGGGACGAACGATGA
- a CDS encoding sensor histidine kinase produces the protein MTQQVRRGMPLRVGLVAATLALVACGLAVSGVAVTSMLRHSLISRIDQTLLDASHGWAQAPRRQSPPPYEGPDPGRPPSKFYVRGVGTDGTPFTAINDRNAEPALPPNNDVGPNPTTLPSVNGSDIQWRAVSVRGPHGLTTVAVDLSDVQHTVSSLVWLQIGIGVAVLIVVGIAGFAVVHRSLRPLTEVEHTAAAIAAGQLDRRVPERDPRTEVGRLSLALNGMLAQIQQALASSESSAEKARGSEERMRRFITDASHELRTPLTTIRGFAELYRQGAARDVSMLLSRIENEASRMGLLVDDLLLLARLDVQRPLEHHRVDLLALASDAVHDAQAIDRTRTITMQVFDGPGTPEVLGDEPRIRQVLSNLVANALQHTPASADVTVRVGTEGDDAVLEVADKGPGMSQHDASRVFERFYRTDSSRARASGGTGLGLSIVDSLVGAHGGTVSVTTAPGEGCCFRVTLPRVSDVPAFVEPLMPVAPGRP, from the coding sequence ATGACCCAACAGGTTCGACGCGGAATGCCGCTACGGGTGGGCTTAGTCGCCGCCACCCTGGCGCTGGTGGCGTGCGGTCTGGCGGTCTCCGGCGTCGCCGTGACCTCGATGCTGCGGCACAGCCTGATCAGCCGCATCGACCAGACGCTGCTCGATGCCTCCCACGGCTGGGCACAGGCCCCGCGACGGCAGTCACCGCCCCCCTACGAAGGCCCCGACCCCGGTCGGCCGCCGTCGAAGTTCTACGTGCGGGGCGTCGGCACCGACGGCACCCCGTTTACCGCGATCAACGACCGCAACGCCGAGCCGGCGCTACCGCCTAACAACGACGTGGGCCCCAATCCGACGACCCTGCCCTCGGTCAATGGCTCTGATATTCAATGGCGAGCGGTGTCGGTGCGCGGCCCCCATGGCCTGACCACCGTCGCGGTCGATCTCTCCGACGTCCAGCACACCGTCAGCTCCCTGGTCTGGTTGCAGATCGGTATCGGGGTGGCGGTGCTGATCGTCGTCGGGATCGCCGGCTTCGCGGTGGTGCACCGCAGCCTGCGGCCGCTGACCGAAGTGGAGCACACCGCCGCGGCGATCGCCGCGGGCCAGCTGGATCGCCGCGTTCCGGAACGTGATCCCCGAACCGAGGTGGGCCGACTTTCGTTGGCGCTCAACGGAATGCTCGCCCAAATACAGCAGGCGCTGGCTTCCTCGGAGTCTTCGGCCGAGAAGGCCCGCGGTTCGGAGGAACGGATGCGGCGGTTCATCACCGACGCCAGCCACGAACTGCGTACGCCGCTGACGACCATCCGCGGCTTCGCGGAACTGTACCGCCAGGGCGCCGCCCGTGACGTGTCCATGCTGTTGTCCCGGATCGAAAACGAGGCCAGCCGGATGGGCTTGCTGGTGGACGATTTGCTGCTGCTGGCCCGGTTGGACGTGCAACGACCGCTGGAACACCATCGGGTGGACTTGCTGGCGCTGGCCAGCGATGCCGTGCACGACGCGCAGGCGATCGACCGCACCCGCACCATCACCATGCAAGTCTTCGACGGTCCCGGCACCCCGGAGGTGCTCGGCGATGAACCGCGGATTCGGCAAGTGCTGAGCAACCTCGTCGCCAACGCCTTACAGCACACCCCGGCAAGCGCCGACGTCACCGTTCGGGTCGGCACCGAAGGCGACGATGCGGTGCTTGAAGTGGCCGACAAGGGGCCCGGCATGAGTCAGCACGATGCGTCGCGGGTGTTCGAGCGGTTTTACCGCACCGACTCGTCACGCGCACGGGCCAGCGGCGGTACCGGACTGGGGCTGTCCATCGTCGACTCGTTGGTGGGCGCGCACGGCGGCACCGTCAGCGTGACGACCGCGCCCGGTGAGGGCTGCTGCTTCCGGGTCACCCTGCCGCGCGTCAGCGACGTGCCGGCGTTTGTGGAGCCACTTATGCCAGTTGCGCCAGGGCGGCCTTGA
- a CDS encoding nuclear transport factor 2 family protein, protein MASFQRSELEEWVQAWLKANKDCERAGDWKPLADFYAPDATYGWNIGPKEDVMCVGIDEIRDIALGLEMEGLENWQYPYQKVIIDDRQGEIVGFWKQVVVDGDGGRQEIYGVGGSWFRLNADKLIEWQRDFFDFGHVQALYLDLMKAGKLSKGMQKRIERSLAGEKLPGYYPLGKAPVPIW, encoded by the coding sequence ATGGCGTCGTTCCAACGCTCAGAGCTCGAGGAGTGGGTGCAGGCCTGGCTCAAGGCCAACAAGGACTGCGAGAGGGCGGGCGATTGGAAGCCGCTGGCGGACTTCTACGCCCCCGACGCCACCTATGGCTGGAACATCGGGCCCAAGGAAGACGTGATGTGCGTCGGGATCGACGAGATCCGCGACATCGCGCTCGGCTTGGAAATGGAGGGCCTAGAAAACTGGCAGTACCCGTATCAGAAGGTCATCATCGACGACCGGCAGGGCGAGATCGTCGGTTTCTGGAAGCAGGTCGTCGTCGACGGGGACGGCGGCCGGCAGGAGATCTACGGCGTCGGCGGCAGCTGGTTCCGGCTCAACGCCGACAAGCTCATCGAGTGGCAACGGGACTTCTTCGACTTCGGCCACGTTCAGGCGCTCTATCTGGATTTAATGAAGGCCGGCAAGCTGTCCAAGGGAATGCAGAAACGGATCGAGCGCAGCCTCGCCGGCGAAAAGCTCCCCGGCTACTACCCGCTGGGAAAGGCGCCCGTTCCGATCTGGTGA
- a CDS encoding ketosteroid isomerase family protein, producing the protein MTQTTESQASQASPALTASQSSWRCVQAHDRAGWLALMADDVVIEDPIGKSVTNPDGTGVRGKEAVGNFFDTNIAANQLTITCEETFPSSSPDEIAHILVLHSKFEGGFTSTVRGVFTYKVNDAGLITSMRGYWNLDVMKFGKED; encoded by the coding sequence ATGACCCAAACCACAGAGTCTCAGGCATCTCAGGCCTCCCCGGCGCTGACCGCGTCGCAATCGTCATGGCGGTGCGTGCAAGCCCACGACCGGGCGGGCTGGCTGGCGCTGATGGCCGACGACGTCGTCATCGAGGACCCGATCGGCAAGTCCGTGACGAATCCGGATGGCACCGGCGTGCGCGGCAAGGAGGCCGTCGGCAACTTCTTCGACACCAACATCGCGGCCAATCAGTTGACCATCACCTGCGAGGAGACGTTCCCGTCGAGCTCGCCCGACGAGATCGCTCATATCCTGGTGCTGCACAGCAAGTTTGAGGGCGGCTTCACCAGCACGGTGCGCGGGGTGTTCACCTACAAGGTCAACGACGCGGGCCTGATCACCAGCATGCGCGGGTACTGGAACCTCGACGTCATGAAATTCGGCAAGGAGGACTGA
- a CDS encoding ferredoxin, translating into MGYRVEADLDLCQGHAMCELEAPDYFRVPKRGKVEILDAEPPEEARKEIEQAVWACPTQALSIKEKED; encoded by the coding sequence ATGGGTTATCGCGTGGAAGCCGACCTGGATCTGTGCCAGGGACATGCCATGTGCGAGCTTGAGGCGCCCGACTATTTCCGGGTTCCCAAGCGCGGCAAGGTCGAAATCCTCGATGCCGAGCCGCCCGAGGAGGCGCGCAAGGAAATCGAGCAGGCCGTGTGGGCGTGTCCCACCCAGGCACTGTCCATCAAAGAGAAAGAAGACTGA
- a CDS encoding cytochrome P450, protein MTTPIVPRVSGGEEEHGHLEEFRTDPIGLMRRVRDECGDVGWFQLADKHVILLSGAKANEFFFRSSDEDLDQAEAYPFMTPIFGKGVVFDASPERRKEMLHNSALRGEHMKGHATTIEREVHRMIENWGDEGEIDLLDFFAELTIYTSTACLIGIKFRNELDSRFANYYHLLERGTDPLCYVDPYLPIESFRIRDEARQGLVALVQDVMNGRIANPPANKSDRDMLDVLVSIKDEEGNARFSADEVTGMFISLMFAGHHTSSGTSAWTLIELLRHPKAYAEVIKELDELYADGQPVNFHALRQIPHLENVLKETLRLHPPLIILMRVAQGEFEVEGYPIHKGDYVAASPAISNRIPEDFPDPDNFVPERYQEPRQEDLINRWTWIPFGAGRHRCVGAAFATMQIKAIFSVLLRQYEFEMAQPPESYRNDHSKMVVQLARPARVRYRRRK, encoded by the coding sequence ATGACCACCCCCATTGTGCCGCGGGTTTCCGGCGGCGAAGAAGAGCACGGTCATCTCGAGGAGTTCCGCACCGACCCGATCGGCCTGATGCGGCGTGTTCGCGACGAGTGCGGGGACGTGGGTTGGTTCCAATTGGCGGACAAGCACGTGATCCTGTTGTCCGGCGCCAAGGCCAACGAGTTCTTTTTCCGTTCGTCCGACGAAGATCTCGACCAGGCCGAGGCGTATCCGTTCATGACGCCGATCTTCGGCAAGGGCGTCGTGTTCGACGCCAGCCCCGAGCGGCGCAAGGAGATGCTGCACAACTCGGCGCTGCGTGGCGAGCACATGAAGGGCCACGCCACCACCATCGAGCGCGAAGTGCATCGGATGATCGAAAACTGGGGCGACGAAGGCGAAATCGACCTGCTGGACTTTTTCGCCGAGTTGACGATCTACACCTCGACGGCGTGTTTGATCGGCATCAAATTCCGCAACGAACTCGACTCGCGATTCGCGAATTATTACCACCTACTCGAGCGGGGCACCGACCCGCTGTGCTACGTCGACCCGTATCTGCCGATCGAAAGCTTCCGCATACGCGACGAGGCCCGTCAAGGGTTGGTGGCGCTGGTACAAGATGTCATGAACGGACGGATCGCCAATCCTCCGGCCAACAAGAGCGACCGCGACATGCTCGACGTGCTGGTGTCGATCAAGGACGAGGAGGGCAACGCGCGGTTTTCGGCCGACGAGGTCACCGGCATGTTCATCTCGTTGATGTTCGCCGGACACCACACCAGTTCGGGCACCTCGGCGTGGACGCTGATCGAGCTGCTGCGCCACCCGAAAGCCTACGCCGAGGTGATCAAGGAGCTCGACGAGCTCTACGCGGACGGGCAGCCGGTGAATTTCCATGCGCTGCGCCAGATTCCGCATCTGGAAAACGTGCTGAAGGAGACGCTGCGGCTACACCCACCGCTCATCATCCTGATGCGGGTGGCCCAGGGCGAGTTCGAGGTCGAGGGGTATCCCATCCACAAAGGCGACTACGTCGCGGCCTCCCCGGCGATCTCCAACCGCATTCCCGAGGACTTCCCCGATCCGGATAATTTCGTGCCGGAACGCTACCAGGAGCCGCGTCAAGAAGACCTGATCAACCGTTGGACGTGGATTCCGTTCGGCGCCGGCCGGCACCGTTGCGTGGGTGCGGCGTTCGCGACCATGCAGATCAAGGCGATCTTCTCGGTGTTGTTGCGCCAGTACGAGTTTGAGATGGCTCAGCCGCCGGAAAGCTACCGTAACGACCATTCGAAGATGGTGGTGCAGTTGGCCCGGCCGGCCAGGGTGCGCTACCGCCGCCGCAAATAG